The nucleotide window ttttaataaattttatgatattttatatcacgaCTTCCTCTAGGACCTGCACCTGTTTTACCCCCCTTCGGGTGGAGAAGGATACTAATGGATTAGCACAGGCAGCCGAAATCTTTTTGTCACGAAAAATGCACTCAGGTTGTCAGAAAGACTGATAAAATTTAAATTTCACCGCACAATTCACAACATGTTTATTTGCTACCTGTTTCATTGCCGTTGGTGTTACATGATGTAGTAGTATGGTTCTTGTATTGATGTAAATTATTTTAGGAAGTTTCAGTACTTTGATCTACATTTATTGCAGTTGGACTGACTAAATCTATTCCTGGTTAATAATTGCTAATAATGTCTAGATGACCACAGATAAAATATTACTGCCATGATTTCAACCCCCCTGGAATTCCAGTGAAGTACCTCTGTTCTACATAATGACTTAATGTAAGACATAAGTAGATGTCATTCTTCGTACAAagcttatatagatatataaatatatggcaAATGTTATTTCATTACATATAAGAAATATAAAAGGTTGAAGTAAATTTTCATCGGTGGTTGGAAGAAGAAAAGGATCTTGATTTATAAGAAAAATTCAATTTAATAGGGCCATTGGTCTAAACCTTGTTATTCATTGTGGCTTTGCATAGTCTAATGCACTTTCAGTGTTTCCCCATTTACTTGCCTATCTAGTCagtcactaagggggagatttatcaaagggtgtaaaatttagactggtgcaaactgcccacagcaaccaatcacagctcagctttaggcagtgctgaaaggaaataGGAGTTGTGATTGcttgctgtaggcagtttgcaccagtctaaattttacaccctttgataaatctccccctaaaagttCAGCAGCATGGTTTTGAAATGTGCCATTATAGAGGGAGTAGAGTAGATCGCTTTACAAAAACATACTTCTCTTTAAGGTTGTGCTTTCACAGATTACATTTTTTGTCTTTAATATATTATCAATAGGCATCAACATATAATATTTATCCTtagataataaaaaagaaaatgcaggctagatggaccatgtggtctttttctgctgacaatcttctatgacaTTTTATTGCAGCAATCCCCCACCCCCATCCAGAAACAAGCCTTTGGCTCTTCACCCATAGTTAAAAATAATGCTTCTAGAAGAGAACCCTTTCATTTTACATTCAATGTAGGACATTTTGGTGTGAATCCAGCACTAAACAATAATCTACTGTATGGTACATTTGATCAGAGTCCAGAAACTCATGGAAAAATTAGCTTTTTCTCAAGTGCAAATCACTATTACAAACTTATGTAGTGAGAGGACTACTGTTCACatgctttaaagagaacctgtcatcatTTCCATGCTGCCCAAACCATAAGTCATTGGGGTGGTCCATGGTGGCTTCTTCCCACCCCACCAGACTTGCTTGATATATCTCACTCTGGATATAGGGAGGTATATATCAATCAAGGCTGTCAGTGTGTGCACCAGCCACCTGTGACCGCTCTGATGATTCAAGGTTCAGGCAACATGAAAGTGACGACAGGTTGGCTTTAAATAGGCACTgccattaaaaaattttttgatgtCAGAGAAACATATGAAAAATTTTGACTAGTCAGGGTCTGATTGTTCAGGCTgcaaccgatcaggagaatgagccaagagaagtccacatgtccagctatGTGTCACGTGACCTAGATGGACTTTTAATGCAAGGCGCCATCTAGGTCTCAGACACAGAGTGGGTAGAAGAGCACGTGCCAGCGTGGTTGTCTTCCCACTTGTTCTACTCATTTGTCAGGATCTGAACACTCATATAtgaaaagtgctttttttttaaagggattggccTCTTTATAGTTCATTTGACATATTCAGTTCatattgacagcagctctctgtgaatCTCATAGAGCCCAAATCAAAAATCCCTCCTCCAAGCTCTGCTGTCCTGATTTGTGGTGATTCTAAGATTGTCAACATGGACaagcatgtgaccatgacccaccctctgtgtcctccactgagcctgtatatgcctatggtggacaaagatggcgggacatggtcacatgctcctccatgctctgtCATCTAAGGGGGCAGCAGTGGAAGGGGCtgtggggagcagcgggaggggcatTCCATTCCTGGGctacccattgaagtcagcggtggtctgctgccgccactcttaTTACTTAGAGCAACAAGCAGCACACCATCATTAAAATAATAAGAACTAGAGCCCTAGAGCTAccagcctttggctgtatccatgttttccaggttccTGGATAATACCACATTGAAAGTAAAAGAATTATGCAAGTTCCTGTCAGGGTTGAATCATGCAAAAGCATACTGAAGCGAGTgctgtgataacactatattactgTAGTAAGTTATGTATCTTGGGGTGATGGTCTTATTTAATACCTCTTTAAGCCTCGCAGATCTAAAATGGAGGGGGTAAAAAGATAATAAAATCAGCTTCTCATTAGCTTCATATTAGAATGCATCAAAAGATCAAAGGATGGGCCCTGTAGCATCCATCGGTCTAAAAATATAACTTTATGTGATTTCTTACAAACTTGCTTTCTAAGTTTATCATGTGATGTCTTTTATAGAAAGCTAAATAAAGCTGTCTTTTTTCCCCCTAAAGAATTCTGGAGCCAAATAGGAGAGCTGAAAGCTGCATTCGGCTCTCCTCAGCAGCTCTGTAGATAATGAATGAATCTGTGCTTCACAAGCGTGGCCCGTAGATCTGTTTAGAAGGGATATTGGGGTCCTGTTCttgtagttatgccctatcctgtacATACTGTGAACAGGAGGGTATAACTACTCCAGATGGGAACATCCCTTTAAAGAAGCATTTCATGCGTTTTTCAAATTTCTCCAGGCTAACACATATACTTATTGATGATCGGTGTCCCATTGCACGGCGTCATTACGGTTCTATGGTGCAGTTCAAATCACACAGGCACCTCTTTGCCGACTGACCTGCAGCTAAGGAGGCCGGAAGCCAAGGTCTCCAATGTCTCTATGTGAAAGTGCTTtgatagagatgcattggagacccaaGGGGTCAGAAGAAATGGACATCACTACCAGTTGGTTTCTGAATGGTGCCATAGTACAGGAATGAAGCCGTGCTGTGGGACACCAATCATcaatggtaagtatatgtgccagtcTGCAGCGGGCAGAGAAAAAAAACGTGGAATAGTTCTTTAAGCCTGGGTAGTATATAACATAGGGAAAAAGATGTATATGGAGTTTTGGCACATTGTTTGCTAGTAAACTTGTATGTCTCATCATTTTTATTTAAGTCATTCAACATGATTGTAGATGTACCACCGATATATTAcactataataaaatatatatttttttttacagctcaaACTACTTCGACCAGCTCAGGTCCACATGTAGTGATTGCCTCCCGAATGGGAAAAGTGGAACTTTGCCGATATAGTCCAAAAAAGGACTCTGTGTTTAATTTGACTCTAGAAAAAGGCAATGATGGAACTATGGAATGTTTGGTAGAAAGTTTGGGTGCAGAACTAAAATTACACAACTGGATAGACAAAGCACAATGTCGTATTTTCAAATTCAATGGCACTTTTTCTTTAAGTCTTATAAACCTTGAAGAAAAGCATGCTGGCAACTACAGTTGTCATCTGAAAAGTTTTTTTCCACCTCCTTTAACTAACTCTGTTTTTAATAGGACACTTTTATATGTCAATGTCACTGGTAAGTATTCAGTTTTCTCATGTCGTATTTAATAAATCGTGATTTTATAAGGCTAGATTCATACATACTATTCTTGGtgcagctacttttttttttgccaaagccaAGAGCTTGTCTAACAAAGAGAAATAGAAAAGAGAAACTTACATGTCCTGAGGTGCACTTAGGGGTTATTTCTGTTGCCTCCCTTTCCAGAGGGCTACATTAAAGAGAGGAATCATGGGCATCATTTAAGAACTGCTACAGAGGGGGAAGGTTTAGGCTTCCATTGTTCCCAATTTTTAGTCTATGTTTGAACAGTTCATACACTATCAAATGTTCAGTGCAATCAAAGCCAAGAAGCCAGCAGGAGATTTCGGGAATGCTGCAAAAGGAGGTGAGGCTTTAACTCAGCAGCCAATCACTTTTGTCCTTTGGTAGTTTAAAACATGTCTATTCTGAACTCTGCAACTGAAATTCTTTAACAATTACACAATATGTGAACTATGTGAATTATCGACTGTACTTGGACAATTActggccaataattgttttgtgtaatagctcatgcagaAAGGCAATCGATCGGCCAACATGCACAGATCACGATAGCGACGTTCGGCTTCTCCATGTaacaggagcagtggcagcagattggcactatcctctatggcaggggtggggaacctccggcccgcgggccgcatccggcccctgagacctcccgatgcggcccgcggcccgcagctcccctgtgacacgcgctgctctggaggaggaaggagccggcgcacacagcatcctccggtgtctgtgacagctgccgtgctgtctgtgtcggctccttcctcctccagagcggcgcgtgtcttcagtctcctgcgggccgcgcgcgatgacgtcattttatcgcgcgccgcctgcaggagaagtccggcacagaggacctgggagagaagaggacctgggcagcgtgggagcggaggtaaggtgagtgggatgtttatttttttttatttgggggttaaataggctaccagggacatgactgatgggggggataactaggctaccagggacatgcctgatgggggttaactagtccaccagggacatgactgatggggggggggataactaggctaccagggacatgactgttgggggggggataactaggccaccagggacaagactgttgggggttaactggtccaccagggacatgactgttgggtgtttactggtccaccagggacatgactgttgggggttaactggtccaccagagacatgactgttgggggttaactaggctaccagggacatgcctgatgggggggataactaggccaccagggacatgcctgataggggttaactaggctaccaggaacatgactgttgggggttaactggtccaccagggacatgcctgatgggggttaactaggctaccagggacaggcctgatgggggttaactaggccaccagggacatgactaatgggggttaactaggctaccagggacaggcctgatgggggttaactaggctaccagggacatgcctgatgggggg belongs to Dendropsophus ebraccatus isolate aDenEbr1 chromosome 9, aDenEbr1.pat, whole genome shotgun sequence and includes:
- the LOC138802106 gene encoding cytotoxic T-lymphocyte protein 4-like, giving the protein MNAYLVGFLLLSLLQLSAQTTSTSSGPHVVIASRMGKVELCRYSPKKDSVFNLTLEKGNDGTMECLVESLGAELKLHNWIDKAQCRIFKFNGTFSLSLINLEEKHAGNYSCHLKSFFPPPLTNSVFNRTLLYVNVTDVAVQPPACHILSFMETWFLIGASLFLLVCFIVVLFINFQRRHCRECAARNMETTEYNSEYMHMASVPLARHRVR